Proteins encoded together in one Lachnospiraceae bacterium JLR.KK008 window:
- a CDS encoding cysteine-rich VLP domain-containing protein, producing MGNRRHERIPAMDYRQYRRARRLVRECCNYDNGQCIVLDEGEGCVCVQSISHSLLCHWFRVAVLPLDHQLETALYHRLESRRCSECGALFLPGSNRAKYCRECAARVRRRKEAERQRKRYHDSTHLGAEKAL from the coding sequence ATGGGAAACAGGCGGCATGAGCGAATCCCGGCCATGGACTACCGGCAGTACCGCAGGGCGAGGCGGCTGGTGCGTGAGTGCTGCAACTACGACAATGGCCAGTGTATCGTGCTTGACGAGGGGGAGGGGTGCGTCTGTGTCCAGAGCATTTCCCACTCCCTGCTCTGCCACTGGTTCCGTGTGGCGGTGTTGCCCTTAGACCACCAGCTGGAAACGGCGCTTTACCACCGGCTGGAAAGCAGACGGTGCAGCGAGTGCGGCGCTCTTTTCCTGCCCGGCTCCAACCGGGCGAAATACTGTAGGGAATGTGCCGCCAGGGTGCGCCGGAGGAAGGAGGCAGAACGACAGCGGAAAAGATACCATGATTCTACGCATTTAGGAGCGGAAAAAGCCTTGTAA
- the mobQ gene encoding MobQ family relaxase, which produces MGSYTPQTPCMLRRKGHPLCVCPFQRSQFIPAERRRTTIAIFHMPVQIIKRSKAKSAVGAAAYRSGTKMTNEWDGLTHDYTRKRGVVYSEIILPPHAPPEFQDRNTLWNSVEMVEKTSDAQLAREIEISLPVELNREEQLQLARSFIRDTFVAAGMCADFSIHDKKDGNPHFHVMLTIRPLKEDGQWGAKCRKVYELDENGQRIPNGKGGWKSHREDTTDWNDKGNVEKWRAAWATYANKALEAAGRPERIDHRSYERQGIDKIPSIHLGVAASQMERKGIATEKGNINRQIAADNKLLKEIKARIARLYKWTKEQAGKPEGKDSIMAQLYEVQLSAGKPGSRYGKIKNLKESAALFNFLNGNHITSMEQLYEKVAAMNKEYYALRGKIVTAERRIKVLDEHLFMWEKCERNKGTRRQFDKMKPGKKKEQFEQKHSAELALYEAAVRYLEKLKANGEKITPKK; this is translated from the coding sequence ATGGGGAGCTACACTCCCCAAACCCCTTGTATGCTCCGCCGGAAAGGACACCCGCTCTGCGTCTGCCCTTTCCAGCGAAGCCAATTTATCCCAGCCGAAAGGAGGCGAACAACCATAGCCATCTTCCATATGCCCGTTCAGATTATCAAGCGCAGCAAGGCCAAGTCTGCCGTAGGCGCTGCCGCTTACCGGAGCGGAACGAAAATGACCAACGAATGGGACGGGCTTACCCATGATTACACCAGAAAGCGGGGCGTTGTTTATTCCGAGATTATCCTGCCGCCCCATGCCCCGCCGGAGTTCCAAGACCGCAATACTCTCTGGAACAGTGTGGAGATGGTTGAAAAGACCAGTGACGCACAGCTTGCCCGTGAGATAGAGATTTCCCTGCCGGTAGAACTGAACCGGGAGGAACAGTTACAGCTTGCCCGCTCTTTCATCAGAGATACTTTTGTCGCTGCCGGTATGTGTGCGGATTTCTCTATCCATGACAAGAAGGATGGCAACCCCCACTTCCATGTCATGCTCACTATCAGGCCGCTAAAGGAGGACGGGCAGTGGGGAGCAAAATGCCGGAAGGTCTACGAACTGGACGAAAACGGCCAGAGAATCCCCAACGGCAAAGGCGGCTGGAAGAGCCACCGGGAGGACACCACTGATTGGAACGACAAGGGAAATGTAGAGAAGTGGAGGGCTGCCTGGGCTACCTACGCCAACAAAGCGTTGGAGGCTGCTGGCAGGCCGGAACGGATCGACCACCGTTCCTATGAGCGTCAGGGCATTGACAAGATACCTTCCATCCATCTGGGAGTTGCCGCCAGCCAGATGGAGCGAAAAGGCATTGCCACGGAGAAGGGAAACATCAACCGCCAGATTGCCGCCGACAATAAGCTGCTGAAGGAGATTAAGGCACGGATTGCCAGGCTCTATAAATGGACAAAGGAGCAGGCGGGGAAACCGGAAGGAAAAGACAGTATCATGGCGCAGCTTTATGAGGTGCAGCTGTCAGCGGGGAAACCCGGCTCCCGGTATGGGAAGATAAAGAACCTGAAAGAAAGCGCCGCCCTGTTCAATTTCCTGAACGGCAACCACATCACTTCCATGGAGCAACTTTATGAAAAAGTGGCTGCCATGAACAAAGAATATTATGCCCTGCGTGGAAAGATCGTCACCGCAGAGCGGCGTATCAAAGTGCTGGACGAACATCTCTTCATGTGGGAAAAATGCGAAAGAAATAAAGGAACCCGCCGCCAGTTCGACAAGATGAAGCCGGGAAAGAAAAAGGAGCAGTTTGAACAGAAGCACAGTGCGGAACTGGCGTTATATGAGGCCGCCGTCCGGTATCTGGAAAAGCTGAAAGCTAACGGCGAAAAAATCACCCCGAAGAAATGA
- a CDS encoding DUF3847 domain-containing protein: MSDIDKLKAQQEKVKTEIRQLENRQKILLNRKTDAERKARTRRLIEHGAIMESIFPATTAMTGEEVKAFLSAISRLPEVMWLLKNEPRS; this comes from the coding sequence ATGTCAGATATAGATAAGCTGAAAGCCCAGCAGGAAAAAGTAAAGACAGAAATCCGCCAGTTGGAGAACCGCCAGAAGATTCTCCTGAACCGGAAAACGGACGCAGAACGGAAAGCCAGGACACGCCGCCTGATTGAGCATGGGGCAATCATGGAAAGTATCTTCCCTGCCACTACCGCCATGACCGGCGAGGAAGTCAAGGCGTTTTTATCTGCTATTTCCCGCCTGCCGGAAGTCATGTGGCTGCTGAAAAACGAGCCTAGAAGCTAA
- a CDS encoding DUF5720 family protein, giving the protein MNFTKSELETLYQYAAPTKEETLAGLKEIVPVLEKKDDLLSKVIVENTIRKLEKLTEPECSQFIADNRAAFIEKHDNSIRQRLAAAKAGKGEPVLLGHDLAGMERFLPKTRHMVTVDILNSDSPVGFPGERYRFFLSDEGYKNARASEKRGEIRIRNHAAVMAGKLYPDKKPPAQER; this is encoded by the coding sequence ATGAATTTTACCAAAAGCGAACTGGAAACGCTCTACCAGTATGCCGCGCCAACGAAGGAAGAAACCCTTGCCGGGCTGAAAGAGATTGTGCCGGTTCTGGAAAAGAAAGACGATTTATTGTCAAAAGTGATTGTTGAGAACACGATACGGAAACTGGAGAAACTGACAGAGCCAGAGTGCAGCCAGTTTATTGCGGATAACCGGGCGGCCTTTATCGAAAAACATGATAATTCTATCCGCCAGAGGCTTGCCGCCGCCAAAGCCGGGAAGGGGGAGCCGGTTCTGCTGGGGCATGACCTGGCAGGCATGGAGCGGTTCCTGCCGAAAACAAGACACATGGTAACGGTGGATATTCTAAACAGTGACAGTCCGGTGGGATTTCCCGGAGAGCGATACCGCTTTTTCCTCTCTGATGAGGGCTACAAAAACGCCAGAGCCAGTGAGAAGCGGGGAGAAATCAGAATCAGGAACCATGCAGCTGTTATGGCCGGGAAACTCTACCCGGATAAGAAGCCGCCGGCGCAGGAACGGTGA
- a CDS encoding sigma-70 family RNA polymerase sigma factor: protein MQTINLKKYYYPLFVTDTFIEVSDEVAEALLLMRREENNRTHKIWYHKAYYSLDCEDGIENCAFDFTVKSPEEILVEREEEQVYLATLELLAEAMGNLTEIQARRIHARYILGKKLIEIAAEEGVSVSVVQQTVKSGLKRMRGYFEKKKWRE from the coding sequence ATGCAGACAATCAACCTGAAAAAGTATTATTATCCGCTTTTTGTCACGGACACATTTATTGAGGTATCGGACGAGGTGGCCGAGGCTCTGCTGCTTATGCGGAGGGAAGAAAACAACCGCACCCATAAAATCTGGTATCACAAGGCGTATTATTCCCTTGACTGTGAGGACGGGATTGAAAACTGCGCCTTTGATTTTACCGTCAAATCCCCGGAGGAAATTCTTGTGGAACGTGAGGAAGAGCAGGTTTACCTTGCCACGCTGGAACTTCTGGCGGAGGCCATGGGGAATCTGACAGAAATACAGGCAAGGCGTATCCATGCCCGCTACATACTTGGCAAAAAACTGATTGAGATTGCCGCAGAGGAAGGCGTGAGCGTATCGGTGGTACAGCAGACTGTTAAGAGTGGATTAAAGCGAATGCGGGGCTATTTTGAGAAAAAGAAATGGAGGGAATGA
- a CDS encoding RNA polymerase subunit sigma-24, translating to MKTINLRYCYPYYTGDVFVEVSDEVAEVMVQSVREMYNYDRRTRYHKAFYSLDAFEWTEKYALEHSPSAEEIILMKEEQAAHEKLLAMLDEAFSVITPMQARRVKGYYIRGLDFTRIAKEEGVDKSVVNRSVHRGLKYMREFYSRQQTE from the coding sequence ATGAAAACAATCAATCTAAGGTACTGTTATCCCTACTACACCGGGGACGTGTTTGTGGAGGTATCGGACGAAGTGGCCGAGGTCATGGTGCAGTCTGTCCGGGAGATGTACAACTATGACCGCCGGACACGTTACCACAAAGCATTTTACTCCCTGGACGCTTTTGAATGGACGGAGAAGTACGCACTGGAACACAGCCCGTCAGCGGAAGAGATTATCCTGATGAAAGAGGAACAGGCCGCCCATGAAAAGCTGCTTGCCATGCTGGACGAGGCGTTTTCCGTTATTACTCCCATGCAGGCAAGACGTGTTAAAGGCTATTACATCAGGGGATTAGATTTTACCCGGATTGCCAAAGAGGAAGGCGTTGACAAGAGCGTGGTAAACCGTTCCGTACATCGTGGGCTGAAATATATGCGTGAGTTTTACAGCCGCCAGCAGACGGAGTGA
- a CDS encoding sigma factor-like helix-turn-helix DNA-binding protein has protein sequence MEVTINIDGQALSVEVTVEVYEYLNRADHKEENLAHEKRRHWDSREFDEYIVLTEGRSCYYQTPEQWVCRKETILEIKAALALCTEAQRRRFLLYALEGLSYAEIAGLCHCSKAAIQDSIEAVRKKIKKFF, from the coding sequence ATGGAAGTCACCATCAACATAGACGGACAAGCCCTGTCCGTAGAGGTCACAGTCGAAGTATACGAGTACCTGAACAGAGCCGACCACAAGGAAGAAAACCTTGCCCATGAGAAGCGGCGGCACTGGGACAGCCGGGAGTTTGACGAGTACATAGTCCTCACCGAAGGGCGCTCCTGCTACTACCAGACGCCGGAACAGTGGGTATGCAGGAAAGAAACCATACTGGAGATTAAGGCCGCCCTTGCGCTCTGCACCGAGGCGCAGCGCCGCCGGTTCCTGCTCTACGCATTGGAAGGTTTAAGTTATGCCGAGATTGCCGGGCTTTGCCACTGCTCCAAAGCTGCCATACAGGACAGCATTGAAGCGGTACGGAAGAAAATCAAAAAATTTTTCTGA
- a CDS encoding helix-turn-helix transcriptional regulator: protein MQEFSYPLGDAIKRARGELGLTQSQVAEKSGIDARTVMNIENYKGNPKMEVLYPLVRALKLDSREIFNPEMKRESPAIRQLRFMIEECSEQESAALIPIIESVLSVLRAKGAIEIESDT, encoded by the coding sequence ATGCAAGAATTTTCTTATCCATTGGGGGATGCCATTAAAAGGGCACGGGGAGAACTGGGTCTGACGCAAAGTCAGGTAGCTGAAAAAAGCGGCATTGACGCACGTACCGTAATGAACATAGAGAACTACAAGGGAAATCCTAAAATGGAAGTCCTATATCCTTTGGTTCGTGCGCTCAAACTGGATTCCAGAGAGATTTTCAATCCTGAAATGAAAAGGGAAAGCCCCGCAATCCGCCAGCTTCGATTTATGATTGAGGAATGCAGCGAACAAGAGTCTGCCGCCCTTATCCCAATCATTGAATCTGTTTTATCTGTACTAAGGGCAAAAGGTGCCATTGAAATTGAATCTGATACATAA
- a CDS encoding cysteine-rich KTR domain-containing protein, translating to MKNKSLWIHCPACGGKTRTKVYGDTVLLNFPLFCPKCRKEIKINVVQLKMTLSKEPDA from the coding sequence ATGAAAAATAAATCCTTATGGATTCACTGTCCGGCTTGTGGAGGTAAAACAAGGACGAAGGTGTATGGGGACACGGTGCTTTTGAACTTTCCGCTTTTCTGCCCGAAATGCAGGAAAGAAATCAAAATCAATGTAGTACAGCTAAAAATGACGTTAAGCAAAGAGCCAGACGCATAA
- a CDS encoding MATE family efflux transporter: MNEQSKKMELLGAVPIPKALLALGLPTMIGMLINALYNLADTYFVGGLGTDQMGAVTVAFPLGQIVVGLGLLFGNGAAAYLSRLLGRGDKDTADKVASTALYSSVLIGAIVIIGSVIFLKPILNQIGALESVMPYAITYTSIYITFSIFNVFNVTMNNIVSSEGAAKTAMCALMAGAVLNVILDPIFIYVLNLGVAGAAIATAISQVISTVVYLCYIFRKKSIFHFRMKDCCFSKEIMSEILKIGIPTLLFQVLTSMSISMINNGAKEYGGSALAAMGPLTKIMSMGTLIVFGFLKGFQPIAGFSYGAKKFSRLYEAIKTSVLWSTIFCVVFGLIAAIFPSQIMALFTKGDTEMIQIGAAALRANGLSFILFGFYTVYSFLFLVMGKAKEGCFLGACRQGICFVPVIWFLPGVLGLNGVIYSQPVADVLAAIITVFMALNLHKKLSAEESRMALQSGTPEK, encoded by the coding sequence ATGAACGAGCAAAGCAAGAAAATGGAACTACTGGGGGCTGTGCCAATACCAAAGGCTCTTTTGGCACTGGGACTGCCAACCATGATAGGTATGCTGATTAATGCACTTTATAATCTGGCAGATACCTACTTTGTCGGTGGATTAGGTACGGATCAGATGGGGGCGGTTACAGTAGCTTTTCCTTTGGGGCAGATTGTTGTCGGCCTGGGGCTGCTTTTCGGGAACGGGGCGGCGGCATATCTTTCCAGGCTGTTGGGGCGAGGGGATAAAGATACCGCTGATAAGGTAGCCAGTACAGCTTTATACAGCAGTGTATTGATTGGAGCGATTGTTATTATAGGCTCCGTCATATTTCTGAAACCAATATTAAATCAGATAGGCGCATTGGAAAGCGTTATGCCTTATGCGATTACCTATACCAGCATTTACATCACGTTTTCCATTTTTAATGTTTTCAATGTCACAATGAATAATATCGTGTCCAGTGAGGGAGCTGCAAAGACAGCCATGTGTGCGTTAATGGCCGGCGCTGTCCTGAATGTGATATTAGACCCCATTTTTATCTACGTCCTGAATCTTGGAGTTGCCGGCGCAGCCATTGCCACGGCTATTTCTCAGGTGATTTCCACGGTGGTTTACCTGTGCTATATTTTCCGGAAAAAGAGCATATTCCATTTTCGCATGAAAGACTGCTGTTTTTCAAAGGAAATAATGTCTGAAATTTTGAAAATAGGGATTCCCACATTACTCTTTCAAGTTCTGACCAGTATGTCTATCAGTATGATAAACAATGGGGCAAAAGAATATGGCGGCTCTGCCCTTGCCGCCATGGGGCCGCTTACAAAAATTATGTCTATGGGAACCTTGATTGTTTTCGGTTTCTTGAAAGGATTTCAGCCAATCGCCGGATTCAGCTACGGAGCAAAAAAATTTAGTCGCTTATATGAAGCGATTAAAACCTCTGTTCTGTGGTCAACCATATTTTGTGTGGTTTTTGGATTGATAGCCGCTATATTCCCGTCACAGATTATGGCATTGTTTACAAAAGGAGATACCGAAATGATTCAGATTGGTGCGGCAGCGTTACGGGCAAATGGTCTGTCATTTATCCTCTTTGGATTTTATACCGTGTACTCCTTCTTATTTCTTGTAATGGGAAAGGCGAAGGAGGGCTGCTTTCTTGGCGCTTGCCGACAGGGAATCTGCTTTGTGCCGGTTATCTGGTTTCTGCCAGGAGTTTTAGGATTAAACGGTGTCATTTACTCCCAGCCGGTTGCTGATGTTCTGGCCGCCATTATCACTGTTTTTATGGCTTTGAATCTTCATAAAAAACTGTCCGCTGAAGAATCCCGTATGGCTTTGCAATCAGGAACACCGGAAAAATAG
- a CDS encoding PadR family transcriptional regulator, with amino-acid sequence MATIDLIVLGILKRESLSAYDIQKLVEYRNISKWVKISTPSIYKKVLQLEEKGFIKSRIEKEGKMPEKAVYSLTRQGEQEFEKLMLEIAAKSINIYLDFNAVIVNLNSLSQEKQNVCLANIENNIKQLKSYLEENFLAKENIPDVPENGMAVLQQQLILARAIETWISSLKKNASNSDLYNTET; translated from the coding sequence ATGGCCACAATCGACCTAATTGTACTGGGAATTTTAAAAAGGGAATCTTTAAGCGCCTACGATATTCAAAAACTGGTTGAGTACCGTAACATATCCAAATGGGTAAAAATCAGCACTCCTTCAATTTATAAAAAAGTCCTTCAACTGGAAGAAAAAGGATTTATTAAAAGCCGTATTGAAAAAGAGGGAAAAATGCCGGAAAAAGCCGTCTATTCTCTAACCCGGCAGGGAGAGCAGGAATTTGAAAAACTTATGCTGGAAATTGCCGCAAAGTCCATCAACATTTATCTGGATTTTAATGCTGTGATTGTAAACCTGAACAGCCTCTCACAAGAAAAACAGAATGTATGTCTGGCAAATATTGAGAACAACATCAAGCAATTAAAATCCTATCTGGAAGAAAACTTTCTTGCAAAGGAAAATATACCGGACGTTCCTGAAAACGGAATGGCAGTTCTGCAGCAACAGCTTATTCTTGCCAGGGCAATCGAAACATGGATTTCTTCTCTAAAGAAAAATGCCAGTAATTCTGACCTGTACAATACAGAAACATGA
- a CDS encoding TnpV protein yields MNGLTYTKVGDYYLPNLVLKEQPDTPIDKYGRMRLRYLKEHRKGLYTSLLLTEKLYPHLLEIDKTANERMDILMQQLMKAAGVTEELKAADQMKWVGLVNNCKAQAEEIILHELIYN; encoded by the coding sequence ATGAATGGACTGACTTATACAAAAGTTGGAGATTACTATCTCCCGAATCTGGTATTAAAAGAGCAGCCGGACACGCCAATCGACAAGTATGGGCGCATGAGGCTCCGCTATCTGAAAGAACACCGGAAAGGACTGTATACCAGCCTGCTCCTGACGGAAAAACTCTATCCCCATTTGTTGGAGATTGACAAGACTGCCAATGAGCGAATGGATATTCTTATGCAGCAGCTGATGAAGGCCGCCGGTGTGACCGAGGAACTGAAAGCAGCCGACCAGATGAAATGGGTAGGGCTGGTAAATAACTGTAAGGCGCAGGCAGAGGAAATCATTTTGCATGAACTGATTTACAATTAA